The Toxoplasma gondii ME49 chromosome XI, whole genome shotgun sequence region GTGGTCGTCGCTTGTCTCTTGTTTCCACGCCGTTACGCTTTTTTCCCTCACCTCAGATGTTCAATTTGCAGGTCCTTTGAGGTTTCCCGGTCTACCACAGCAgcggcggcgtctgcggctgcggcggcggcggcctcAGCAGCGGCTGCCCCGCGAGCGGCTTCAgcggctgcagctgcagcgacACTCGAGATTTCGCCAGTATCGCTGTTTGCATTTGAGACACTCTGCTTAAGATCGTCGAGCCGGTCACTTCCTTCAGtccttcgttcctcttcgcgACTCAAAGGCACAGGCGACGCCTTCGCGCACACATTTGCAGACCGCGCTCTGTGGCCGCTGCCGGTCGTAGCAGACAGGGCGACAGACGGGTGGCTGCTAGTGGAGAGagcgtgtctctctttttgctgGCGGGGAatggaagaacgagagagagtcTGGAAGACAGACGCGGAAGAACGGACGACGACTTCGCCCTCTTCCAGGTTGTTGCGTGCGAGTGGAGTCTCGCCGCTTTTGGGTTGCTTCCGGGCGTCTTTTCGCAAGGAAACCTCGCCACAGTCTGCATCTTTGGGTtcgcaacagagagacgatTTGCTCCCCATAGCTCCAAGGAGAGGCCGAGGTGACGCCGGCTGCCGCGAGGCGGATCCGAAGTTgccagacacagaagaagaaagggaatTGCGAGACCTGGCCGACGTCGCCGCCGGAGGAGAGGGCGATTTCTTCAAGTCCCGCGGCGAAACAccgagggaggaagaggactgAGGCTGCGGAAGACCGAGGGAGAGAATCGCGTCTAGTTCCGAATCTCCGTCAGtcaaagcagagaggagcgacACCTGCTGCATGCTGTTCGCCCGGCTTGCCTGGGTACaggagggaaaaggagaaagtcGGAAAAGGGCCGCTTAAGAACGATGCAGGACGACATCGAAACCAGCGTGGTGTCAACAAGCCAGGAGGCACCAACCTTGCAGGTCAGCgcgagggaggaaacgaagaagtaGTCTGAACGACAGTTGAcattccttcttcctctgtgaaGGCATAGCCCCGCGAAGCGAGCAAACGATGAAGCAGATTGGCAGAAGAACGCTGTTGTGTAGAAGACGTTTCCAGAACATACAGAAGGTTCCGATAAAACGTTCAGGTGGCATGAACTGACGGAGAGTGAAACGGTGGCTCGAAACACCACCGATGGCTTTGTAAAGCAAAGGAGTTGCCAGCAACAGGAATGAAAGCAACCTTTTGGTTCACAGAAACGTTTCCAGAAGACAACTTCCATTGGAAAACGGCTTCATTCTCGAGCATTGCCGTGCACACAGTGTCTGCGGGTGGAACGAGGTGGATCAAGCGTTGGCAGAGACACTCGGGGAGACTGCTGGCATTACCTGTCTCCTGACTGAGCAACTGCTAGAACCCGAGCGGCAGGTTCTACCGCCGCGTCCGCTTTGCGTGTCTAGTGTCCTGTTATCTTCCTTGCCTGCTCCAACCGGAGCTAGTTGTGGTGAGGGAATACCACGCGAGGAGGCAAACTGTGAGGAAGAATCCCTGGAAATCTCTTGAGGTGAAGACCTTCCCTGAGCGGTGAAGATGACAGGATACAGATAAGGCCGGAGGGAAAACAGAAGCAGTGACAGTCGAACTCGCGTTTCAACTGAAACAAACAAACGCGGGAAAAGTCAAACAAGGGATTCCAGCCGACAGGACAGCTGGTGAGCTTTGAACGACCGAGCCGATTAAAGAGTAGTCCTGTGGTGCTGTCGAATGCCTCTTGTCAGCGGCAGTGTACAATTTACCAAGCCTTCATCACGGACTGGGAATCTGTTGGTATTGGTCTAAAGTCGTTCGGTGGATGACCACAACTCCTGGAGAGTTCTGTTTCACAAGTACATCCAATTCTCTTCAGAGGTAGGAATGAGTGCCACTCAAAGAGCGTCTCGTGCTCATGATAGCCCCCAAACACATTACCGCTACGAAGACACAGCCGCAACTCGACAACTCACGGGGAAGCGCCTTGCGAGCTCAAAGCTCAACTacaaaaacaagaaaagacggagaagggagaTTTTGTGAAGCACGTTCAACCGTCTTACTGTCGAGGAGCGTTTGGGCTCTTTCGGTCCCGAAACTTGGCCTTGAGCAAGGGGCGTGACTGACGGGTGACAGAAACACGCAATgaaggaagacagagcaAATTAGACACGAAATAGAGAGAAAACTCACAGCGGACTCGTCAAAATCCAGTCATGCCACTAGAAGTGGCAGAAATCCAGCGGCGCTTATCAGCGGGAGCGCAGAGGCTAAACGGTTGACAAGAGCGACAAACAAAACTGATTTAAAAAAACACATGGTGCCTTCAGGGAGGTTTATGAAGGAACGCTCCACGTGAAGGTGCCCGTACCTTGGAACAGCACGATATCAGAGTGCCAAGGAATAGAATATCGCGCTAGTACTTGGGAAACGGCTTTCAAACCCACAATAGAAATTTACACAAAGAAACTGCCACATCATCCCT contains the following coding sequences:
- a CDS encoding hypothetical protein (encoded by transcript TGME49_315802), yielding MKSPLGSRQSHAEDPPVSPRKNSCPSSPVPPRADEKNSNTSATSTLQQMPSTSREGGRTEDTATANGFNDEDLALLLPEGRKSHSFEATTQSRNTERTRGNRSTATAGLLTGSLVEAAQKSSRKSADSKESFDAPHHQLFTPLAQGQVSGPKEPKRSSTGRSSPQEISRDSSSQFASSRGIPSPQLAPVGAGKEDNRTLDTQSGRGGRTCRSGSSSCSVRRQASRANSMQQVSLLSALTDGDSELDAILSLGLPQPQSSSSLGVSPRDLKKSPSPPAATSARSRNSLSSSVSGNFGSASRQPASPRPLLGAMGSKSSLCCEPKDADCGEVSLRKDARKQPKSGETPLARNNLEEGEVVVRSSASVFQTLSRSSIPRQQKERHALSTSSHPSVALSATTGSGHRARSANVCAKASPVPLSREEERRTEGSDRLDDLKQSVSNANSDTGEISSVAAAAAAEAARGAAAAEAAAAAAADAAAAVVDRETSKDLQIEHLRAENRKLHLEKQLLQQRLQSELRASEATSKRSLAAERAQWEGEKNRLEIQNRSLQDEVSRQHLRETSALFFVT